One Mucilaginibacter ginkgonis genomic region harbors:
- a CDS encoding adenylate/guanylate cyclase domain-containing protein: MYSVAKKFRLLIIYDLWVDTVNTAARMEQIANPEKSMYQKTRTN; this comes from the coding sequence GTGTATTCAGTTGCAAAAAAATTTAGATTGTTAATTATTTATGATCTCTGGGTCGATACTGTAAATACAGCTGCCCGCATGGAACAAATAGCGAACCCGGAAAAATCAATGTATCAGAAAACACGTACAAATTAA
- a CDS encoding mobile mystery protein B yields the protein MGIELIYTEGQTPLGEEEKDGLLIGTITTKGELDEFEQLNIQKAVEWSLGKRLKAEQIFTESFLLQLHKRMYGDVWAWAGKFRKTDKNIGVSYYKVGPELRNLLDDVKYWVENGTYKPDEIAIRFKHRIVAIHCFPNGNGRHSRLVADIIIEKIFREAVYSWGSSALLKDDDLRKSYIQSLKSADRGDIGPLITFARS from the coding sequence ATGGGAATCGAACTGATATATACTGAAGGCCAAACCCCTTTAGGTGAAGAAGAAAAAGACGGCCTGCTCATTGGTACCATTACTACTAAAGGTGAGCTGGACGAGTTCGAGCAGCTTAATATTCAAAAAGCAGTCGAATGGAGCCTTGGCAAAAGGTTGAAAGCGGAACAGATCTTCACCGAATCGTTTCTACTGCAACTGCACAAGAGAATGTATGGTGATGTTTGGGCGTGGGCAGGCAAGTTTAGAAAGACAGATAAGAATATCGGCGTCAGTTATTACAAGGTTGGCCCGGAGCTCAGGAACTTACTGGATGATGTTAAATACTGGGTAGAGAACGGGACCTACAAACCTGACGAAATTGCTATTCGCTTTAAACACCGCATTGTTGCCATTCATTGTTTTCCCAACGGCAACGGGAGGCATTCGCGATTGGTAGCCGATATTATCATTGAAAAGATCTTCCGTGAAGCTGTTTACAGTTGGGGCAGTTCAGCACTTTTAAAGGATGACGACCTACGTAAAAGTTATATCCAGTCATTAAAATCAGCGGACCGTGGCGACATCGGCCCGCTGATTACTTTCGCCAGGAGTTAA
- the traJ gene encoding conjugative transposon protein TraJ, whose protein sequence is MIIKICKTALTAVTAMLMPNFSHAAGLAGDIHGLQATLDGVYKEMIPMCSQLIGTGRAIAGFGALWYIGARVWRQIASAEPVDFYPLMRPFALGLAILLFPTVIAVINGVMQPAVSATAVMVQNSDAAITRLLQAKEDAVKKTGTWQMYVGDDGDGDRDKWYKYTHPDSSPSDEGVMASIGNDMKFAMDKAGYKFRNTIKEWMSEVLQVIYEAAALCINTIRTFYLIVLAILGPIVFGLAVFDGFQHTLTAWLAKYINVFLWLPVGNLFGAIIGKIQENMLKLDISQVQSTGDTFFSSTDTAYLIFLIIGIIGYFTVPGVANYIVTAGGGNGLLQKVNALVSQSTSSVISGSSAAGARATAGAGNLMQAPSNFMEGYKSTGKPETASPKQYQAGRLSGDKKTNH, encoded by the coding sequence ATGATAATAAAAATTTGCAAAACTGCTTTGACAGCAGTGACGGCCATGCTTATGCCCAATTTTTCCCATGCTGCGGGATTAGCGGGTGACATCCACGGGTTACAGGCAACGCTTGACGGGGTGTACAAAGAGATGATCCCGATGTGTAGCCAACTGATCGGCACCGGGAGGGCGATCGCGGGTTTCGGTGCCTTATGGTATATCGGTGCCAGGGTCTGGCGGCAGATTGCCAGTGCAGAGCCCGTGGATTTTTATCCTTTAATGCGGCCTTTTGCACTTGGGCTGGCCATACTTCTTTTTCCAACGGTGATAGCAGTCATCAACGGGGTAATGCAGCCGGCTGTATCCGCCACCGCCGTTATGGTGCAAAACTCGGATGCCGCCATTACCAGGCTGCTTCAGGCTAAAGAAGATGCCGTTAAGAAAACAGGCACCTGGCAGATGTATGTTGGTGATGATGGAGATGGCGACAGGGATAAATGGTATAAATATACGCATCCGGACAGCAGCCCCTCGGATGAGGGGGTCATGGCCAGCATCGGCAATGATATGAAATTTGCGATGGATAAAGCGGGCTATAAGTTCCGGAACACTATAAAGGAATGGATGTCAGAAGTGTTACAGGTGATATACGAAGCTGCAGCTTTGTGCATCAACACGATCCGGACGTTCTACCTTATCGTGCTTGCAATTCTCGGGCCTATCGTTTTCGGACTGGCTGTCTTTGACGGCTTTCAGCATACGTTAACTGCATGGCTGGCTAAATATATCAACGTCTTTTTATGGCTTCCGGTCGGCAACCTTTTCGGGGCCATCATAGGTAAGATCCAGGAAAACATGTTAAAGCTGGATATTTCCCAGGTTCAATCTACCGGGGATACCTTTTTCAGCTCTACTGATACGGCTTACCTGATCTTTCTGATCATCGGCATTATCGGCTACTTCACAGTCCCGGGCGTAGCGAATTATATCGTTACCGCAGGTGGTGGAAATGGCCTGCTTCAAAAAGTAAACGCTCTGGTAAGCCAGTCTACCAGTTCTGTGATCAGCGGAAGCTCCGCTGCCGGTGCGCGCGCAACAGCAGGTGCAGGCAACCTGATGCAGGCACCTTCCAATTTTATGGAAGGCTATAAAAGCACGGGCAAACCCGAAACAGCATCCCCAAAACAATATCAGGCCGGCCGGCTCAGCGGCGATAAAAAAACTAATCATTAA
- a CDS encoding DUF4138 domain-containing protein: MKTIIILTIILFSSLITMAQDTVYVSQDKVTALFFDHPVRLVSNPQQAVSIDEKEPGLLTIRAVAPLTHPATIVINNARDNEVYHLPVVYSFGRAGRSMYIHGSKRQDLRRKTATSLNAALASVLLTGGRSDVAGHKREGKIKAWVNKVSIAGNKLYFRLDVRNKSNLPYDIDFIRFYIRDKKTVARVATHEQEVVPLFKTTSLSSGISPHGESAYAFGFPRFPISGDQLFSVEIYERHGNRNLVIELDNGDFDDARPLTPSVNK, from the coding sequence ATGAAAACGATCATCATATTAACCATCATCCTGTTCTCGTCATTGATAACGATGGCGCAGGATACAGTGTACGTCAGCCAGGACAAAGTGACCGCCTTATTTTTCGACCATCCTGTCAGGCTGGTCAGTAACCCTCAGCAGGCGGTCAGCATTGATGAAAAAGAACCAGGCCTGTTGACCATCAGGGCGGTCGCACCGCTTACCCATCCGGCCACTATCGTCATAAACAACGCCCGGGACAATGAAGTTTATCACCTGCCTGTCGTTTATTCTTTCGGCAGAGCCGGCAGGTCGATGTATATACACGGGTCTAAACGGCAAGATCTTAGAAGAAAAACCGCAACGAGTTTAAATGCTGCTTTAGCCAGTGTGCTGCTGACAGGAGGGCGAAGTGATGTTGCCGGACATAAAAGAGAAGGTAAGATTAAGGCCTGGGTAAATAAGGTCAGCATTGCAGGGAACAAACTTTATTTCCGCCTGGATGTACGAAATAAATCTAACCTACCCTACGATATCGATTTCATACGGTTTTACATCAGGGACAAAAAAACTGTCGCAAGAGTCGCCACCCATGAACAGGAAGTTGTTCCCTTATTCAAAACGACCAGTCTTTCGTCCGGTATCAGTCCTCATGGGGAAAGTGCTTATGCTTTTGGCTTCCCCCGTTTCCCGATAAGCGGTGACCAGCTTTTTTCAGTAGAAATCTATGAACGACATGGTAACCGGAACCTGGTGATCGAACTGGACAACGGTGATTTTGACGATGCCAGACCGCTCACCCCGTCAGTTAATAAGTAA
- the traK gene encoding conjugative transposon protein TraK — MFTHLKNIETAFSHIKRFSLVLITANVFITCFVIYLNNQALRNAQQTVHILYNGKVLEAIAADRRVNLPVELRDHIKTFHEEFFNLTPDDDAIQKGITKALYLADESAKHQYDNLKESGYFNNLISANISQQITVDSTQLGGNQFPYTFTCFATEKLVRSSSTATRKLITRGEVRDLGQQSDHNPHGFLIQHWQIIANRDTLIK, encoded by the coding sequence ATGTTCACACATCTTAAAAATATCGAAACCGCATTCAGTCACATCAAACGGTTTAGTCTGGTGCTCATCACAGCGAATGTATTTATCACCTGCTTTGTCATCTACCTGAATAACCAGGCATTACGTAATGCTCAGCAAACAGTGCACATTCTTTATAACGGTAAGGTTCTGGAAGCGATAGCAGCAGACAGGCGTGTCAACCTCCCCGTAGAGTTAAGGGATCATATTAAAACCTTTCATGAGGAATTTTTCAACCTGACCCCGGATGATGATGCCATTCAAAAAGGTATCACCAAAGCATTATACCTGGCTGACGAGTCGGCTAAGCACCAGTATGACAATTTAAAAGAATCAGGTTACTTCAATAACCTGATCTCAGCAAATATCTCCCAGCAAATCACTGTGGACAGTACGCAGCTGGGAGGTAACCAGTTCCCATACACGTTTACCTGTTTTGCTACGGAAAAACTAGTCAGATCCAGCAGTACTGCTACAAGAAAGTTGATTACCAGGGGCGAGGTCAGGGACCTTGGTCAGCAATCTGATCACAACCCACATGGCTTCCTTATACAGCACTGGCAAATTATTGCAAACCGTGACACCTTAATCAAATAA
- a CDS encoding response regulator encodes MYKTCLLIDDNYVDNFVTRRTLESGNFAKEIVVKQSAKDAIAYLKSGLAMPEVIFLDLRMPDMNGFDFLREYDKLNIPEKKTIKIFMLSSSLDPNDVKKSSQNRYIKQFIYKPITHNILAELF; translated from the coding sequence ATGTATAAGACATGTTTACTAATTGATGATAACTACGTTGACAACTTCGTCACAAGGCGTACTTTGGAAAGTGGTAACTTCGCTAAAGAAATAGTGGTAAAACAATCTGCTAAAGATGCGATCGCATATTTGAAAAGTGGACTTGCCATGCCGGAAGTGATTTTTCTTGATTTGCGTATGCCTGATATGAATGGCTTCGACTTTCTGCGCGAGTATGATAAACTCAACATTCCTGAAAAAAAGACAATCAAAATATTTATGTTGTCGTCATCACTAGACCCCAATGACGTAAAAAAATCGAGCCAAAACAGATATATAAAGCAATTTATCTATAAACCAATTACCCACAACATACTAGCAGAGCTTTTTTAA
- a CDS encoding mobile mystery protein A, producing the protein MKSTKKRLAVEQLDQKLGAFKEAQHVVRPDKGWLFSIRTTLNMTLSQLAKRMNTTPQNIKAAESRESNGNITLNALNEAAAAMEMKVVYAVVPKETSLNTLIHQKAALLATQIVSRTSASMKLEDQENTKLRLAKAIQDKTEEIEEELPRYLWESN; encoded by the coding sequence GTGAAAAGTACAAAAAAACGTTTAGCAGTGGAACAACTCGATCAAAAGTTGGGCGCTTTCAAAGAAGCTCAGCATGTGGTACGTCCGGATAAGGGATGGTTGTTTAGCATAAGGACTACCCTCAACATGACACTTAGCCAGCTGGCAAAGCGAATGAATACTACACCACAAAACATAAAAGCAGCAGAATCGCGCGAATCGAACGGAAACATTACACTTAATGCATTGAATGAAGCTGCTGCAGCGATGGAAATGAAAGTGGTATACGCCGTAGTGCCTAAGGAGACTTCCTTGAACACACTCATCCATCAAAAAGCGGCTTTGCTTGCCACACAAATTGTTTCCCGGACCTCAGCATCGATGAAGCTGGAAGACCAGGAGAATACCAAATTGCGATTGGCAAAAGCAATACAGGATAAAACAGAAGAGATCGAAGAAGAATTGCCCCGTTATTTATGGGAATCGAACTGA
- the traM gene encoding conjugative transposon protein TraM codes for MENQIGGPGRPQHPPEFLRKRRFYLILPLLTLPFLTMAFWALGGGTDHLVSPDNRPRQGLDLTLPSAQFKNDEKTDKMNAYQNAAKDTAANTTLSAQSFTATEGLKPKADTSVSPVSADEQSERINAKLADINRQLSQPQPGSYSPPAPHDPSGGRDVERLQRMMSNMKGNGDDPEMRQLSQVLKQISNIQNPGSENEILYASLKNKQRTYPVMAAANAENDGSADEVTMPAQKQMPNAIEAVVHEDQTLVSGAVVKLRLLNGVYVNGRFIPKGSFIYGSCALNNERLLIKISTVRYLNNILPVSLSVYDLDGMEGLYVPGSIGRDAAKDGATNAVQSLQLMSMSQGLGAQAAGAGIEAAKGLFGRKVKQIKVSVKAGYQVLLKDNNQRDI; via the coding sequence ATGGAAAATCAAATTGGCGGTCCCGGAAGGCCGCAACACCCACCTGAATTTTTGAGAAAACGCAGGTTTTACCTCATCCTGCCATTACTTACTCTCCCGTTTCTTACCATGGCCTTTTGGGCTTTAGGCGGAGGGACCGACCATTTAGTTTCGCCAGATAACCGGCCGCGCCAGGGATTGGACCTAACCCTACCGTCTGCGCAATTTAAAAATGACGAAAAGACAGATAAAATGAACGCTTACCAAAATGCGGCGAAAGATACCGCTGCAAATACGACACTTTCAGCGCAAAGCTTCACGGCAACCGAAGGATTGAAGCCAAAGGCGGACACGTCCGTTTCTCCGGTTTCTGCTGATGAACAATCTGAGCGGATCAATGCGAAACTGGCCGACATTAATCGTCAGCTCAGCCAGCCTCAACCGGGTAGTTACTCCCCCCCTGCACCGCATGACCCATCAGGCGGCAGGGATGTAGAAAGGCTGCAACGCATGATGAGTAACATGAAAGGAAACGGCGACGACCCGGAGATGCGGCAGCTCAGCCAGGTATTAAAACAGATCAGCAATATCCAGAACCCCGGCAGTGAAAATGAGATCCTCTATGCATCGCTGAAAAACAAGCAACGCACCTATCCGGTAATGGCGGCCGCAAATGCCGAGAATGATGGCAGCGCCGATGAGGTCACTATGCCGGCGCAAAAGCAAATGCCGAACGCGATCGAAGCTGTCGTACACGAGGACCAAACCCTTGTATCCGGGGCCGTCGTTAAATTACGGCTGCTTAACGGAGTTTATGTTAATGGCCGGTTTATACCGAAAGGCAGCTTTATCTATGGTTCCTGCGCATTAAATAACGAGCGGCTGCTTATTAAGATCTCGACGGTCAGATACCTGAATAATATCCTGCCTGTTTCCCTGTCCGTGTATGACCTTGACGGAATGGAAGGCTTGTATGTGCCTGGTTCGATAGGACGTGATGCCGCTAAGGACGGCGCAACAAATGCGGTCCAAAGCTTACAGCTCATGTCCATGAGCCAGGGACTGGGCGCACAAGCTGCCGGGGCAGGAATTGAAGCGGCAAAGGGTCTATTCGGCCGCAAGGTAAAGCAGATCAAGGTAAGCGTAAAGGCAGGCTACCAGGTGCTGCTCAAAGACAATAACCAAAGGGATATCTAA
- a CDS encoding PAS domain S-box protein, whose translation MPQRELQRLQEIHRFLNLNIDKDHELQEIAELASELLDCPIALITLMDGETQYFLYKVGTDLKQNAIKDSFCKHLTQENLLIIPDTTKDLKFRNTSCVTASPFIRFYAGAALLTHDQHQLGSICVMGTEPKTLSKGQQHLLKVLAKRVIQITEFEFSINLLKEQFIKSRESEIKLRSFFETSSALHLLVDKNLQVFDFNKNFADFLRQMYDVELMQGLPVGKVLHGEALKSFIGDFEKALNGEMVSFERKVGYRNDQEIWWYVTFEPGLNPEGEIIGISYNALDITERKLNEAQIIAQNKSLREVALWQSHELRRPVATILGLMDIYKARKKSLDKELLMLEKVTKELDERVKEIVGNIDIAHF comes from the coding sequence ATGCCACAACGCGAACTTCAAAGGCTACAGGAAATTCATCGTTTTTTGAATTTAAATATTGACAAAGATCATGAGCTTCAGGAAATTGCTGAATTAGCATCAGAACTTTTAGACTGCCCAATTGCCCTGATAACTTTGATGGATGGGGAAACTCAGTACTTCCTGTATAAAGTTGGCACTGATTTAAAGCAAAACGCTATAAAAGATTCTTTTTGCAAACATCTCACACAGGAGAATTTATTAATTATTCCTGACACAACTAAGGACCTCAAATTCCGGAATACCTCTTGTGTAACAGCTTCGCCTTTTATACGTTTTTATGCTGGAGCCGCTTTGTTAACACATGACCAACATCAGTTAGGCAGTATATGCGTTATGGGCACTGAGCCAAAGACATTAAGTAAAGGGCAGCAACACTTATTGAAGGTATTAGCGAAACGTGTTATTCAAATTACAGAATTTGAATTCAGTATCAATTTACTTAAGGAACAGTTCATTAAAAGTCGCGAATCAGAAATTAAACTTCGCTCTTTTTTCGAGACCTCAAGTGCACTGCATCTGCTAGTTGACAAAAATTTACAGGTATTCGATTTTAATAAAAATTTTGCTGATTTTTTGCGGCAAATGTATGATGTTGAACTCATGCAAGGGCTTCCGGTCGGAAAAGTTCTACACGGTGAGGCGCTTAAAAGTTTCATCGGAGACTTTGAAAAAGCTTTAAATGGTGAAATGGTCTCGTTTGAAAGAAAAGTGGGTTATCGGAATGACCAGGAAATTTGGTGGTATGTTACTTTTGAACCCGGCCTGAATCCCGAAGGCGAAATAATAGGTATTTCTTACAATGCCTTAGATATAACAGAACGAAAATTAAATGAAGCGCAGATAATAGCGCAGAATAAATCTCTCCGCGAAGTAGCTCTATGGCAATCGCACGAACTCCGCAGACCTGTGGCTACCATACTTGGACTGATGGATATTTACAAAGCCCGAAAGAAATCTTTAGACAAAGAGCTTTTAATGCTCGAAAAAGTCACGAAAGAACTGGATGAGCGGGTTAAGGAAATAGTTGGCAATATTGATATTGCGCATTTTTAA